The Patescibacteria group bacterium genomic interval GCGCCTTGCTGATTTCGAGGTAAATGAAGGCGACACCTTAGTTTTAGAGGAATGGGATAAAGACAAAGAAGATTATACGGGGAGAAAGTTTGAGGTTGTCGCCACATATATTCTCAAAACTAAAGGCCAAACTTTTTGGTCGTCGGAGGAAGTTGAAAAATACGGCTTTCAGATTATCCAATTT includes:
- a CDS encoding DUF3850 domain-containing protein — translated: MATIHKKVWREYFEKIISGKKKLELRLADFEVNEGDTLVLEEWDKDKEDYTGRKFEVVATYILKTKGQTFWSSEEVEKYGFQIIQF